From the Phaeodactylum tricornutum CCAP 1055/1 chromosome 24, whole genome shotgun sequence genome, one window contains:
- a CDS encoding predicted protein, with protein SRQKVGVRRGFGLSDWNRLLRSSDDLAQRKGKALRKIKWEEIGRHNSMYDGWIVLRGKVYFVSPYLAYHPGGENILKQALGKDATNLYDKYHRWVNEDGLIGKLLIGYLDE; from the exons TCTCGGCAAAAAGTGGGTGTACGGAGAGGTTTCGGACTTTCCGACTGGAACCGCCTCTTACGCTCCTCTGACGACCTTGCTCAACGAAAGGGTAAGGCTCTGAGAAAAATTAAATGGGAAGAAATTGGAAGGCACAACAGTATGTATGATGGTTGGATTGTGTTGAGAGGAAAAGTGTACTTCGTCTCGCCGTATCTAGCCTATCATCCTGGCGGCGAGAACATTCTCAAACAGGCTCTTGGAAAGGATGCGACTAATCTTTACGACAAATACCATCGCTGGGTCAATGAAGACGG TCTGATTGGAAAACTCTTGATAGGTTACTTGGACGAA
- a CDS encoding predicted protein, translating into MVSRKEDVYVLYGSQTGNSEQAAKELCEQFYTKLSPAAIQKLTGTEDTITVVPTHMQLDDFLELDRCKWTRLVVIVTSSYGVGMAPLGCYRFRELCDAWLQLYKGTKPAILDGMYFAMCGLGDSKYTTYFENPTKINESLHLVGAQRVGPLGKADASGTGTEFQQTVIARWMEGIWPHLANVVVKEPLSAQRLETMQNSTEELCRKINPDFLPKRKEMALRVDLIVAVSVVLLATALVFIFGATK; encoded by the coding sequence ATGGTGAGTCGGAAAGAAGACGTCTATGTCCTTTACGGATCCCAAACGGGGAATTCGGAGCAGGCGGCGAAGGAACTCTGTGAGCAGTTCTACACGAAGCTCAGCCCGGCAGCCATTCAAAAGCTTACAGGAACAGAGGACACTATCACAGTTGTTCCGACACATATGCAGCTCGACGACTTTTTAGAATTGGATCGTTGCAAGTGGACTCGTCTTGTTGTCATCGTAACGAGCAGCTACGGCGTTGGCATGGCTCCCCTCGGCTGCTACAGATTCCGTGAATTGTGCGACGCTTGGCTACAGCTGTACAAAGGAACCAAGCCAGCAATCCTTGACGGGATGTATTTCGCAATGTGTGGACTCGGAGACTCCAAGTACACAACGTATTTTGAAAACCCTACAAAGATTAACGAGAGCTTGCACTTGGTAGGCGCCCAGAGAGTTGGGCCTCTTGGGAAGGCTGATGCAAGTGGAACAGGCACCGAATTCCAACAAACCGTGATCGCCCGGTGGATGGAAGGGATTTGGCCTCATCTGGCCAATGTTGTCGTAAAGGAGCCCCTTTCCGCTCAACGGCTTGAAACGATGCAAAACTCCACGGAGGAACTTTGCAGAAAAATCAACCCAGACTTTCTaccaaaacgaaaagaaatggcGTTGCGTGTAGACCTCATAGTGGCGGTTTCAGTTGTGCTGCTTGCGACAGCTTTAGTATTCATTTTTGGAGCTACAAAATAA